A window from Gemmatimonadaceae bacterium encodes these proteins:
- a CDS encoding response regulator transcription factor translates to MGNILVIEDNEDIANGLRDNLELEGHAVRTAETGALGVAEAKGWNPDVIILDLGLPDMDGHHVMRQLPREGVTSGILILSARDAEAEKVVGLRLGAEDYVTKPFGMLELLARVELILRRGRVAAAPLEIVAPQRAIVRLGPLEIDRDARQVKRHGRLVSLSPKEFDLLDALIGRGGAVVKRSDLLREVWGYSGFVSSRTVDTHIAQLRRKLESDPANPEFILTVQKAGYRMAM, encoded by the coding sequence ATGGGCAACATTCTCGTCATCGAAGACAACGAAGACATCGCCAACGGGCTCCGCGACAACCTGGAGCTCGAGGGCCACGCGGTGCGAACCGCCGAGACCGGGGCGCTCGGCGTCGCCGAGGCGAAGGGCTGGAATCCCGACGTCATCATTCTCGACCTCGGGCTGCCCGACATGGATGGCCATCACGTCATGCGCCAACTGCCGCGCGAAGGCGTCACCTCCGGCATCCTCATCCTCTCGGCGCGCGATGCCGAGGCGGAGAAAGTGGTCGGGCTGCGGCTGGGCGCCGAGGATTACGTCACGAAGCCGTTCGGGATGTTGGAGCTGCTGGCGCGCGTCGAGTTGATCCTGCGCCGCGGCCGTGTCGCCGCCGCGCCGCTCGAGATCGTCGCGCCACAACGTGCGATCGTACGGCTCGGACCCCTCGAGATCGACCGCGATGCGCGCCAGGTCAAGCGCCATGGACGGCTCGTGTCACTCTCGCCCAAGGAGTTCGATCTGCTCGACGCGCTCATCGGGCGCGGCGGAGCGGTGGTCAAGCGCAGCGATCTCCTCCGCGAAGTATGGGGCTATAGCGGCTTCGTCTCGAGCCGCACGGTGGATACCCATATCGCGCAGTTGCGCCGCAAGCTCGAGAGCGATCCCGCGAATCCGGAGTTCATTCTCACGGTTCAAAAGGCGGGATACCGCATGGCGATGTGA
- a CDS encoding DinB family protein, producing MSSHPVITPEQLLDHWQGHRRVTRRLIEVFPERELFDYAIGGMRPFAKLATELLTMAVPIAQGVATGQWVNEKLELTTKGEILRLWDANTAELDRVWKTIPEKRFQEEDTAFGQWKMSGFAMIFYAIDNEVHHRGQGYVYLRSLGFEPPAFYDRS from the coding sequence ATGAGCTCACATCCCGTCATCACGCCCGAGCAGTTGCTCGATCACTGGCAGGGACATCGCCGAGTGACGCGACGGCTCATCGAGGTGTTTCCGGAGCGCGAGTTGTTCGATTACGCGATCGGCGGCATGCGGCCGTTCGCGAAGCTCGCGACAGAGCTGCTCACGATGGCCGTGCCGATCGCGCAGGGCGTCGCCACCGGTCAATGGGTGAACGAGAAGCTCGAGCTGACGACCAAGGGCGAGATTCTTCGGCTGTGGGACGCCAACACCGCGGAGCTCGACCGCGTATGGAAGACGATCCCCGAAAAGCGCTTTCAGGAAGAGGACACCGCATTCGGGCAGTGGAAGATGTCGGGGTTCGCGATGATCTTCTACGCCATCGACAATGAAGTGCATCATCGCGGGCAGGGGTACGTGTATCTGCGCTCGCTCGGATTCGAGCCGCCCGCTTTCTACGACCGGAGCTGA
- a CDS encoding M28 family peptidase encodes MRISRISFAAATLSTLATLVAVSSAHAQRGGFGGGAPQQPAYPDPPALSFPTDDPIIKQIWTMGMDNSHVKQLSQVLFDSLGPRLMGAPNTKAAQDWLVKTYAGWGISAKLENYGTWRGWVRGPSHIDLLTPRVRTLEGQMVGYSPGTGGKNVDAQPIVLPQFADSNAFVKWLPNAKGKLVMVSAPHETCRPNREWTAYSYPQEIARKDSVQRELAAGFGGRGSTRGTGYFVSLGGGSLSQRLDQAGVAGLITSRPKDEIGTMEVFETYSTHVPTIALSCEDYGLVYRLTENNQHPTLRLNLEGRLLGEQPVYNAIATIPGSSRANEYVLLSSHFDSWDGSSGATDNGTGTITMLEAMRILKQVLPHPQRTIIAGHWTGEEEGEVGSAAYAKDHPDVVKHLQGVFNQDNGTGRVIRVGAGGLPSGAEHLTQWLSKLPNVFQQQVGFTGAPVAPGGPAGGGSDDYSFTCYGAPTFGLGALSWDYNNVTWHTERDTYDKVVFDDLKSNATLTAMLAYLASEDASHVTPINPDSARAAMQVVLDSIARVGGGNNAPAAGGRGGRGFGGPRLWPKCEDVPRTTKPRLGG; translated from the coding sequence ATGCGTATTTCACGAATTTCGTTCGCGGCGGCGACGCTCTCGACGCTCGCTACGCTCGTCGCGGTGTCATCAGCACATGCTCAACGCGGCGGGTTCGGCGGCGGTGCGCCGCAACAACCCGCATATCCCGATCCGCCGGCGCTGTCGTTTCCAACCGACGATCCGATCATCAAGCAGATCTGGACGATGGGCATGGACAACTCGCATGTGAAGCAGTTGTCCCAGGTGTTGTTCGATTCGCTCGGACCTCGCCTCATGGGCGCGCCGAACACCAAGGCCGCGCAGGACTGGTTGGTCAAGACGTACGCGGGCTGGGGCATCAGCGCGAAGCTCGAGAACTACGGCACGTGGCGCGGCTGGGTGCGCGGACCGTCACACATCGATCTGCTCACGCCGCGCGTGCGGACGCTCGAGGGACAGATGGTCGGCTACAGCCCCGGCACCGGTGGCAAGAATGTCGATGCGCAGCCGATCGTGCTGCCGCAGTTCGCGGACAGCAACGCGTTCGTGAAGTGGCTGCCGAACGCCAAGGGCAAGCTCGTGATGGTGTCGGCGCCGCATGAGACCTGTCGCCCGAATCGCGAATGGACGGCGTACAGCTATCCGCAGGAGATCGCGCGCAAGGACAGCGTGCAGCGCGAGCTCGCGGCGGGCTTCGGCGGACGCGGAAGCACCCGCGGCACCGGCTACTTCGTTTCACTCGGCGGCGGCTCGTTGAGCCAGCGCCTGGACCAGGCAGGTGTCGCGGGCCTGATCACGTCGCGGCCGAAGGACGAGATCGGCACGATGGAAGTCTTCGAGACGTACAGCACGCACGTGCCGACGATCGCGCTGAGCTGCGAGGATTATGGGCTCGTGTATCGTCTGACCGAAAACAATCAGCATCCGACGCTGCGTCTCAATCTCGAGGGTCGCCTGCTCGGCGAGCAGCCGGTGTACAACGCCATCGCGACTATTCCCGGCAGCTCCAGGGCGAACGAGTATGTGCTGCTCTCGTCGCACTTCGACTCGTGGGACGGCTCGTCGGGCGCCACGGACAACGGCACGGGCACGATCACGATGCTCGAGGCCATGAGAATTCTCAAACAAGTGCTGCCGCATCCGCAGCGCACGATCATCGCCGGCCACTGGACCGGTGAAGAGGAAGGTGAGGTTGGCTCGGCCGCGTATGCAAAGGATCATCCGGACGTCGTGAAGCATCTGCAGGGCGTCTTCAACCAGGACAACGGCACGGGGCGCGTGATTCGTGTCGGCGCGGGCGGGTTGCCGAGCGGGGCGGAGCATCTCACGCAGTGGTTGAGCAAGCTGCCGAACGTATTTCAGCAGCAGGTTGGCTTCACGGGCGCGCCGGTCGCGCCGGGTGGCCCGGCCGGCGGCGGCAGCGACGATTACTCGTTCACGTGCTATGGGGCGCCGACGTTCGGCTTGGGGGCGCTGAGCTGGGATTACAACAACGTCACCTGGCATACCGAGCGCGACACGTATGATAAAGTTGTATTTGACGATCTCAAATCAAACGCGACGTTGACGGCGATGCTCGCGTACCTCGCGTCGGAGGACGCGTCGCACGTGACGCCGATCAATCCGGATTCGGCGCGCGCCGCGATGCAGGTGGTGTTGGATTCGATCGCGCGCGTCGGCGGCGGCAACAATGCGCCGGCGGCGGGTGGGCGTGGCGGACGTGGGTTCGGTGGCCCGCGTTTGTGGCCCAAGTGCGAGGACGTGCCGCGGACGACGAAGCCGCGTCTCGGCGGCTGA
- a CDS encoding NAAT family transporter — MIASTVTMANLGQFALVTLTAILFIVDPIAVIPTYLVITRDQTTGQRAITARRACIAAGLILIAFALGGTLIFRIFGITIEAFRIAGGLILWVVAMDMLHGERRTQESRPEIAEGAVKEDVAVTPLAMPMLAGPGAISTIIVLAGQAQAVGEKIVVLAAIVATMAISLVVLRVGERVVLRMGQTGIRVMTRIMGLLLAAIAVQFVLTGVRDALKIH; from the coding sequence GTGATAGCTTCCACCGTCACCATGGCCAATCTCGGTCAGTTCGCGCTCGTCACGCTCACCGCCATTCTGTTCATCGTCGATCCCATCGCCGTGATCCCCACCTACCTGGTGATCACGCGAGACCAGACGACGGGGCAGCGCGCGATCACGGCGCGCCGCGCCTGCATTGCCGCCGGCCTCATTCTCATCGCCTTCGCGCTCGGCGGCACGCTCATCTTTCGCATCTTCGGCATCACGATCGAGGCGTTCCGCATCGCGGGCGGCTTGATCCTCTGGGTCGTGGCGATGGACATGCTGCACGGCGAGCGGCGCACGCAGGAGAGCCGACCGGAGATTGCCGAAGGCGCGGTGAAGGAAGACGTCGCGGTGACGCCGCTCGCGATGCCGATGCTCGCCGGCCCCGGCGCGATCTCGACCATCATCGTGCTCGCCGGTCAGGCGCAGGCCGTCGGCGAAAAGATCGTCGTGCTCGCGGCGATCGTCGCGACGATGGCGATCTCACTCGTCGTCCTGCGCGTCGGCGAACGCGTCGTGCTGCGCATGGGGCAGACGGGCATTCGTGTCATGACACGCATCATGGGACTCCTGCTCGCGGCCATCGCCGTGCAGTTCGTGCTCACCGGAGTGCGGGACGCCCTGAAGATTCATTAG